The genomic segment taaaacaaataaattaaatagaTAAAGAGAGTTCAAACTTTCTTCGTTCATTATCTCATACCTAAAattctctttttttctttatGTATAAGAGAGCGTAGAAGATCAAAGTGAAGGGAGTTGCAAATGCGTTTAGCTTTCGAGAGGCAAAACTGGCCGTCGATTAATTTGGTCAACTTGATGGACGGCGGAGATTCCATCGTCAGCTCAGCTTCCAAGTCTGAAACATGCAAGAGCCATAAGGAAGCGGAGAGGAGACGCAGGCAGCGAATTAACGCCCATCTCTCTACTCTCCGCTCTCTGCTCCCCAACATCACCagggttgttttttttttcttttcatttatttaaAGTACCATTTTCTTAATTTAGatggaaaatgactaaaaatgAGCGCCATTTTTTGTTGTTACCTGCTGATACAGACGGACAAGGCTTCTTTGCTAGCGGGGGTGGTGCATCGGGTAAAGGAGCTGCGTGAAAAGGCTGATGACGTAGCGCGTAAGGATGGAGATATTTGGTTCGGCGCCGGTGGTGGTGTTACTGGCTCGGAGCCTGAGCCTTGGCCGTTTCCAAGCGAGTCGGACGAGGCAAGTTTGAGCTACTGTGAGGGAGGAGATTCAAAGCTGGTTAAGGCGACGGTGTGCTGTGAGGACAGACTGGGTCTGAACCGAGACATGGCTCGGGCTATCCGGTCTGTACGTGCCAGACCGGTTCGGGCCGAGATGATGACGGTTGGAGGGAGGAGTAAGAGCGTGGTTGTGATGCAATGTGGCggtggaggtggaggtggaggtgAGGAGGATATTAGGGCCTTGAGACGGGCTTTGAAGGCCGTTGTGGAGAATCGGGCTTCGGGTTCTGGACTGAACCAATCGGTTTCTGGGAATAAGCGGTCTCGGCTCTATGGTTCTGTTAACGAGGGCGATTATGAACTTTTATTaacttaaaataatatatatatttatataatcattCTCGTTCTTAGAAGTTAGAAGAATCCGAAAATCACTTGCTCTAAAAAATAATATACTTGAAAAAACAATAGTATACAATTCAAGGAACGATTGGTAATTTGGTAAGCGTGAGACGGTAAGAGAAGTTATTTTGTTTTTTAGCCTGAAAATGAGCTGAATTGTGTTGAATTTGCTCGATTGGAGAAATGGGGACTTGGGTATCCAACGGGTTGGAGCTTCGATATGTGTGATTTCAACCTTAATATCAGTGTAATGCCGTACAAATAatgcactttttttttttttttaattaataagttTGGTGAATTGAAGTATGTAAGTTTGACTATTAGATTCTCGGGTGTATTGGGTTTAtgaattatttaagttataatgaacttaaagtttttattttgaattctttttttttttgggcaaTCACATAATGCTTTGAAGATCagcaaatatttaattttttttttcgacaaaaaataaatatgtactttaaaacttaatactataataaaaataataacaaaaacaataaataaagaaACAACCGAAGGGATGTAAGGGAATGACATCTTTCGTTAATTACAGTAAAAACTGccatttataaattttaaaatacaaatttaattCTTTTTTAATAGAAAGCTAAAACAGTTTCTatgaattgaaataaaaattataagAAAAGTAACAAACTTTATATACTAACAATTTTTGATAATTGAGGTCTACTATTCAATGAAATATTAGTTGGAAAAATAGTGTCTAATACTATTTTAAAGAAATAGTTTGAGGCATAATTTTTTAGGCTCACTTGTTATTAGTGAGTGAGATGTCTTTGGAGATTTGTGTTATTCTCAAgttaataaaaattaagtattGATATGCTCAAAATGGTTATGGGGTGAATGAGAAATTGTTACCTATAGTAAGCAAAATGATAAAAGGTGAATAATGAGATTTGTATTAGTCCCACATAGAAATCTGAGTACCCTTTTAAAGGGTTATACATAGAATTTAATATCCCTAGATTGGTAAGTTGATAAGCAAGGAAGCTCCCTTTTGCACGCACAGGGGGCAAATCTTTATGGGTGGAGCAAAAACGCATGGGACTTGTGTACACTCGCACGAATGCAGGCTTATAAAGCTTAGTCTACGTTAGGTTTCTTTTGCAACccattatttatttttcattccAAAATGAATCTGGGAGATCTCATCCTTGTTTTGCACGAAAATTGCTTCATTTAATCAATTTGGGGCAGTTATCAGAAATTGACTTTTTGGGTAGTTACCCAATTTTATTTGCTTCATTCCCAAACAATTGGTCCCCCCTTGAAGGTTATACATAGAGGGTTTCACCTCATTGTTTCATACACCTTCTATTCTCTCTCTCTAAATTCTTTTGGTTTCTAGTTGAAACTCCTCTAAGTTCATACCATATGACGTCGAATCTCTCTTAGTCCTCAGTCAGATCTTGGTGGTGTTCTTAAACATTGGTCAGCTCGTTGGGAGTAGAAACAAGGTGCTTAGCTGTTGCTCATAGACTGTTTTATCCTGGGGGGACAAACGTTGTTAGCAATATCCTTCAGCACCCGGTGAGGAGGCGCGATTGTTTTAAAGAAATAGTGTGGTACACTAGACTCAGTTTGAAACAAAAGCAATATTTCTAATAcatgtgctttattttattttaaaataattgtaCTCTCTTCATCTCCACTTCTCACATATATGCTTATGCTTATTGCCTATTTTTTTATAAGCAATATCACATGCCTATTTTCTAACAATAGGCATGCGACTTGTGTGTGCTCGCACGAATGCAAGCCTATAAAGCTTAGTCTGCGTTGAACTTCTTTTGCAACGCATAAAATGAATCTGGGAGATCACCCTTGCCTTACACAGAAACTGCTTCATATTAATAAATTTTGGGTAGTTACCCGAAATTGACTTTTTGGGTAGTTACCCAATTTTGTTCGCTTGATTCTCAAGCACTTAGTCCCCCTTGAAGGCTATACATAGAGGGCTTCACCTCATTGTTTCATACACCTTCTAAAATCACTCTCTCTTATTTTTGAAATTCTCTCTCTCTTGGTCAAAATTATTTTGGAATCTGGTTGAAACTCCTCTAAATTCATAACATCTGGTATCGAAGCTCTCTTAGTCCTCAGTCAGATCTTGGTTGTGCTCTTAGAGAATGGTCAGTTCATTGGGAGTAGAAGCAAGGTGCTTAGTTGCTGCTCATATAGATCATTTTATCCTGGGAGACAAACGCCGTTAGCAATCCTCTACCACCCAGTGAAGAGGGGTAACTGTTTTAATGAAATAGTGCGGTACAATAGACTCGATTTGACATAAAAACGATATTTCGAATATAATTGTATTCTCTTTATCTCCACttctcacatatatatatatatgggtgcactcttaatggttattaCTCATAgatagttactttaatattaatcattggattaagatcaatgatccatatttatagttgttaattaatatttctaaaaataaattatgattttttcaaatttttggaatgattagctgatgaaaaacgtgtatttattatgaaaatttaatattgtaaactttttattttttaaatacatgtcaatttctaaatattactagtgtctctcattagttggaattaacattaattataacaaaaaaaaataactaaattggaaattaatatagaaaaaaatatttacctgttggtgacttactataccaagtcactatgttgtcacatcatcataattgttagtacccatctatgggtagtaaccattgtgaagtcttccatatatatatatatatgtattttctatttctttttatAAGCAATATCACATACTTATTTTCTaacaatatttaaatttaataacaaAGTAatcaaatgtaaaaaaaaaaatcagaactgcaaaaaaaaaaaattgtgtaaccATAAATGTTGAGCACGCTCTTCAACCAAATGTCGGCAAAAACAACAACCACACATATTGATTAAACTTTAAACCCATGATataaatccttttttttttttatttataaactcTTCATAGTCAGAGCTTTTTCATCTAAAATGTTTTTCTCGCCTTATTTGTAATTCTTAGAAACAAAATTgttcttcatttaaaaaaaaaaaaaaaaaaaacaaaattgttgacatatgatatattaTATAACAAGTGGTATGTATCCATGTTACAGTACTCACACCAAACGTGAAAAATACCTCTGTACCTCATATTATTACACAAAGACCCTTATATAATAAAGGTCCAACCGACTGACACACCACAACAAAAAACCCAATAATAAAACAGTTACAACAACCATTACAAATAATCCTAATGCACCCCCTCAAGATGAACAGTATAAATTTTGGACATTCATCTTGAAGTTTAACTCATGAAACTGATTCGGAAACAGGGGCTTTGTGAGAACATCAGCAAGGTTGTGTTTTGAGGGAACATGAATAAGCTTGATGGAGCCATCCTGGACTCTTTGACGAATAAGGTGACAATCAATCTCGATATGCTTCGTCCTCTCATGAAACACCGGGTTTTCCGAGATGTGTATAGCAGCCGTGTTGTCACAATAGAGAATGGCGGGATGTGAGTGCTGAATGTCAAAGTCCTTCAGAAGGGAGAGAAGCCATGTGATCTCGCATGTGGCATTGACCATAGCACGGTATTCAGCTTCAGCTGACGATCTAGAGACAGTGGTTTGCTTCTTAGATTTCCATGAGATGAGAGATTGTCCAAGGAAGACACAGTATCCAGACACAGATCGTCTGGTATCACTACAAGAATCCCAATCTGCATCTGTAAAAATTTTGAGAGATAGATCTCCATAGTTAAAGTTAGTTCAGCATAAGCATTTATGTGAGGAGGGGATTTAGCATAAAAAAAAGAGGCCTTGGCCAGGAGTGCCCTTTAAATATTGAAGGATACGATGCGCTGCATTGAGATGAGGAGTCCTTGGAGAATCTAAGAATTGACTTAGCTTGTTGACAGCAAAAGATATGTCAGGACGAGTAATCGTTAAGTAGATGAGTTTACCGATTAACCGTCTATATATGGTGGGGTCGGCTAAGAGATCCCCTTCATCTTTGTTGAGTGTGGCATTAGGCTCCATTGGAGTGGAAGAAGGTTTGACCCCTAAGTAACCTGTATCACTCAATAATTGTAAGGTAAATGGGCGTTGAGACATAGATATACCTTTGGGAGAACGCCCAATCTCAAGGCCTAAGAAGAATCGTAAAGGGCCAAGGTCTTTTAGTTGAAAAACAGAGTGTAACATGTCTTTAAAATGAGAGACAGCAATATTATCATTTGAAGCAATAATAATATCGTCAACATATATTAGAAGAGCAATAAAGATATTAGAAGAGCTCTTAATGAATAATGTGTGGTCCGATTGAGATTGACGGAAACCACTAGAAATAAGATATGTGCTAAGTTTGTAGTACCATTGTCTTGGGGCTTGTTTTAAGCCATAAAGACTTTTGGTTAATTTACAAACTGCATCTTTTGGTAGGGGACTATGGGATTGATACCCTTTTGGAATTGTCATGTAGACATCTTCTTTTAAGTCCCCATGTAAGAAAGCATTGTTGATATCTAATTGGTATAAAGACCAATTTTTAATGGCAGCAACAGCAAGAAGTAATTTAAGGGTATTAAACTTTGCAACATGTGCAAAAGTGTCAGAGTAATCAATACCTTGCTTTTGGTTGTAGCCTTTAGCAACCAACCGGGCCTTGTAGCGATCAATGGCTCCACTTGGTTTATATTTGATTTTGTAGAGCCATTTGCATCCTATAGCATTCTGGCCAGGAGGAAGTGAGACAATTTCCCAAGTGTGATTTCGGACAAGTGCATGAAGTTCATCATGCATAGCTTGCTGCCACTCTGGAATGTTTGAAGCTTGCTTGTAACTGGATGGTTCTACTACCATATGGGCAGACAAAATGGCCGCCCTAAAGTGATCATTTAACCTATCATAAGATAGAACATTAGATAAGGGGTAAGTAGTAGAAGACTTAGAAATAACAAAGTTACAAGCATAGTCTTTGAGATAAGAGGGGCGAGAAATAGTTCGGCCACTTTTAGAGGTGGTAACTGCAGGAGAGGGATCCTCAAGGGCATTAGTGAACGAAGAGGGCACTTGAGGATGAGTAGTTCCTGTATCAAACACTTTAGTTAGGAGAAATGAATCATTAGATACAGTAGAGTTATCATGCTTCAAAGGATAAATATGTTCATAGAAGATGACATCTCTAGATTGAAATATCTGATGAGTCTCAATATCAAGCAAAGTATAGGCCTTCATTCCATGAGGATAACTAATAAACACACAAGCTTTAGATCTAGGTGAGAATTTATGTCTATTCCGATCTAAAGTAGAGGCATAAGCAAGGCAACCAAAGTTTCTAAGATGCTCATATGAGGGCAATTTATGATAAAGCAGCTCAAATGaattctttttctttaaaaataaagaTGGAGTTCTATTAATTAGATAGACAGCTGTGGTAATGAGATATGACCAATAAGAAAGAGAAATATGAGATTGAAATAATAATGACCGAGCAACATTGAGGATGTGTTGATGCTTTCGTTCAACCACGGAATTTTGTTGAGGCCGATCAACACATGAGTGAAATTGTTCAATCCCTTTGGAAGCATAGAATGAAGATAGGTTAAGTTCTTTTGCATTATCACATCTAACAGCTTTAATAGAAATGGAAAATTGATTAGCAATTAGAGAAAAAAACTGAGGAATAACAGTGTGCACATCAGATTTTGCTTTAAGTAAATATACCCATGTAAATCTAGTGTGATCATCAACTATTGTTAAAAAATACTTGTAACCTTCTATGCTAATAACATGAAAGGGCCCCCAAATGTCAAAATGAACAAGATCAAAAGGCTTAGGAGCACGATTATTATTAGACACAAAGGGAAGCCATTTTTGTTTAGCTAAGTGACAAATAGAGCAAACATGATCAGAAATCTTGTTAGAAAAAACAAGagttttatttattgaatttgaaATTGACATAGAAGGATGGCCAAGGTGGAAATTCCATTGGTCCATTTTAGTACAAGTATTAAGAGTGCTGTCAGAATGTACAACATGTAAGAATTGACGGTCTTGTTCAAAGTAAAACAGCCGGCCTATTTTCTTAGCAATCCCAATCTTGGAAGTCCGAGAGGGTGCCTGAATAAAGCATTCAGAAGCAGAAAAAATTAGGGAGTGATGACTATGTTGCAGGAAAGCATTAACTGAGAAGAGATTATGCTGAAAATCAGGTACAAATAAAACATCAGTCAAAATAATGCAGCTAGAAAGTTGAACAGTGCCAGAATAAGAAATAGGAATTATATGTCCATTAGGTAAAGTTACTAAAGTGGCAGTAGGATGTCTATCAATGGTCTTAAAACATTTAAGGGAGTAACACACATGGTGAGATGCTCCACTATCAACAATCCACAGACATGAAGGGAAGTCAACGAGATTACCAGAGACTTGTGAGGCAATCGACATATTGGTGTCTGTGGCAGCCACATTTTGTTGAAGATTCTGACTTAGGAGGGAGATAAGCTGCTGATTGAGCTCGGTTTGGGACAACACAGGTGGTTTGCCTAAAATTGACCCAGAAGCAAGAGAAGCGGAAGCTTGATGAACAGAAGGTTTGATAGCTTCATCTTGACGATGCTTATCACCGTACCCAGGAGGGAACCCATGAAGAACAAAACATTTTTCCACTAAGTGACCCGACTTGAGACAATGAGAACAAGTGGGTCTCGGTTTCTTTGATCTTGATGAAGGAGGCTTGGTAGAAGTGTGTGAACCCGCAGTAGCAGCAATGAAAGGAATGGTGTGGCCTAGACTTCTTTGCCTTTCTTCTTGAGAGATCATCGAGAAGACTTTGGACAGCGGAGGAAGAGGATCATAGAGCAGAATTTGGGCTCTCACAGAAGAAAAGGAGTCATTGAGACCAGCCAGAAATTGCATAATTTGATCCCTGTGATAATATCCAAGCAATCTTTCAACAACACCACATTTACAGCCACAAGAACAAGGGATAATTGGCTGAAACTCCTTGAGTTCATCCCAAATACCTTTGAGACGAGTAAAGTAGGAATTGACATCTGAGTCACCTTGTTTGATGGTGTGGACTGAAGTTTGAAGCTGGAATATCCGAGGACCATTGCCTTGATTAAATCGCTCATGGAGATCATTCCACATAGCAGAGGCAGAATCTTGAAACATAATGCTAGCTGCAATTTCATGAGAAACAGATTGTAAAATCCAAGCCATAACCATATTATTGCACTGAATCCAAGCATGAAAAAAAGGGTCATGGGGAGGGGGTTGAGGCAGGGACCCGTTTATAAACTGGGTTTTATTTTTGGCAACAATGGAGATGGAAGCAGCCCTCTTCCATGACTGAAAATTTTCTTGACCCGTTAATATCTGAGTTGATATCATAAAGTTGGGATTGTCTCCGGTTCCCAAGTGATAGATGTGATTAACTTGAGAAGGTTGACAGATAGGGGTTGTTGAGGCACACGGAATGCCAAGACTCGGAGCACCATCGCCAAGAGGAGCGGAGCACCTTGGGAGAACAGCGGCCGGAGGAGGGGGCTGAGGACCCGGAGAAGGAGGCGATGGGGCAGCTGGAAGATCGTCATGAGGAGACCAGGAAGAAGATCCAGCAAGAGGCGCATCAACACTGGGGTTCGGAGAAGG from the Humulus lupulus chromosome X, drHumLupu1.1, whole genome shotgun sequence genome contains:
- the LOC133804386 gene encoding transcription factor bHLH30-like, yielding MRLAFERQNWPSINLVNLMDGGDSIVSSASKSETCKSHKEAERRRRQRINAHLSTLRSLLPNITRTDKASLLAGVVHRVKELREKADDVARKDGDIWFGAGGGVTGSEPEPWPFPSESDEASLSYCEGGDSKLVKATVCCEDRLGLNRDMARAIRSVRARPVRAEMMTVGGRSKSVVVMQCGGGGGGGGEEDIRALRRALKAVVENRASGSGLNQSVSGNKRSRLYGSVNEGDYELLLT